A stretch of the Natribaculum luteum genome encodes the following:
- a CDS encoding MarR family transcriptional regulator — MSESDTSQSKESQEVQYDPSSSQYDLFECPDCDNVVLVLGRDDPPMSCHDEPMERVTDIEMSVRPPDVRQVLLQAFGLPKAGLDICLCVIGEGPLSANEVAETLGYDRSTVTRYLNKLVDLGLLRRSELNREKGGVVNVYHSVDLERMRRETLIGFYVWAGEAAALIEDANLTKQDYLEANTDRELPDVFWDSFPET; from the coding sequence ATGTCTGAAAGCGATACGAGCCAATCAAAAGAATCCCAAGAGGTCCAGTACGATCCATCGTCCAGTCAGTACGATCTCTTCGAGTGTCCTGACTGTGACAACGTCGTCCTCGTGCTCGGTCGTGACGATCCCCCGATGTCCTGTCACGACGAACCGATGGAGCGCGTGACCGACATCGAAATGAGCGTCAGGCCTCCCGACGTCAGACAGGTACTTCTCCAGGCCTTCGGACTACCAAAAGCCGGGCTGGACATCTGTCTGTGCGTCATCGGTGAGGGTCCACTTTCCGCCAACGAGGTCGCCGAAACGCTCGGATACGACCGCAGTACGGTCACGCGGTATCTGAACAAACTGGTCGACCTCGGTCTCCTTCGTCGATCTGAACTGAACCGAGAGAAAGGAGGTGTCGTCAACGTGTATCACTCGGTCGACCTCGAGCGGATGCGCCGCGAGACGCTGATCGGGTTCTACGTCTGGGCCGGGGAGGCTGCCGCGCTCATCGAAGACGCGAATCTGACCAAACAGGACTATCTCGAAGCGAACACCGATCGAGAGCTACCGGACGTATTCTGGGACTCGTTCCCCGAAACGTGA
- a CDS encoding ZIP family metal transporter — protein sequence MIEDTTTSQADTGQGRGRSYERAVGVGGLLALVVLSVLALAADVTWKLLAISWVAFGAMAIGAPLGARAATASHPLESVWGYGLASGAMVTSAALFLVPQALGQHGQFGSLGIAVGFLAGYVGHTLGHRLSHLELPVDHTAAELTVHALAAGAIIGAIYTAMPSLTSVLGVALVSHKAPAGYAAARRLAGEGRSVVALALPAAAVGLIALPVGIVGFGPSSVVRGLLFGIAAGVFLHVAVDLLPECTAGSETCPADAAIDGDFHQFQDRLRTHAAVSAVVGAVAVVLAWLLVV from the coding sequence GTGATCGAAGACACCACCACCTCACAGGCGGACACGGGACAGGGCCGGGGGCGTTCCTACGAGCGAGCCGTCGGCGTCGGCGGACTGCTCGCGCTTGTCGTACTCTCCGTGCTCGCCCTCGCCGCGGACGTTACCTGGAAACTGCTGGCGATCTCCTGGGTCGCGTTCGGCGCGATGGCGATCGGCGCGCCGCTGGGCGCACGGGCAGCGACCGCCAGCCACCCACTCGAGTCGGTGTGGGGATACGGCCTCGCGAGCGGTGCGATGGTGACGAGCGCCGCGCTCTTTCTGGTCCCGCAGGCGCTCGGCCAGCACGGCCAGTTCGGGAGCCTCGGCATCGCCGTCGGCTTCCTCGCGGGCTACGTCGGCCACACCCTCGGCCACCGACTCTCCCACCTCGAGTTGCCGGTCGACCACACGGCGGCTGAACTGACGGTCCACGCCCTCGCGGCCGGGGCGATCATCGGCGCGATCTACACCGCGATGCCGTCGCTGACGTCGGTCCTCGGGGTCGCACTCGTCTCGCACAAAGCGCCCGCCGGCTACGCCGCGGCGCGTCGACTCGCCGGGGAGGGACGGTCCGTCGTCGCGCTCGCGCTCCCGGCGGCCGCCGTCGGCTTGATCGCGCTTCCCGTCGGCATCGTCGGCTTTGGCCCCTCGAGCGTCGTGCGCGGACTCCTCTTCGGTATCGCGGCCGGCGTGTTCCTCCACGTCGCCGTCGACCTCCTGCCGGAGTGTACCGCCGGGAGCGAGACGTGTCCCGCAGACGCCGCGATCGACGGTGACTTCCACCAGTTCCAGGACCGACTGCGAACGCACGCTGCGGTCAGTGCCGTCGTCGGAGCCGTTGCAGTTGTCCTCGCGTGGCTGCTGGTCGTCTAG
- a CDS encoding sulfite exporter TauE/SafE family protein has translation MRLRASVVGGFAGVVGLVLLTELGASSSSASVDVALQSVPAPTGFPVEQFLAHWWVFPASILFSTIALSSGVSGALFFSPFFILVVGLPPAQAIGAGLLTEVFGMGNGLVNYVRQRTVDYATAKWLLLGAVPAVVVGALVAHSVPTTLLTIAFGVGLLLLGTFLVYYDPPEKCVPGEGEGELLERKNTGRGKTVVEAADGETFTYDTCWRPPGLGLATVGGFITGLISAGLPEITTTQLIIRCRLPPRVAIATSVFVLAVAAIAGAAVHALAATPVWYVVVWSIPGVLFGGTIGTRVGKYVPSELMEPALGVVFVIVGAIVLGSELLA, from the coding sequence ATGCGACTCCGAGCGAGCGTCGTCGGCGGTTTCGCCGGTGTCGTGGGACTGGTACTGCTCACCGAGCTCGGCGCCTCGAGCAGTTCCGCGAGCGTCGACGTTGCACTGCAGTCGGTTCCAGCCCCGACGGGGTTCCCGGTCGAACAGTTCCTCGCTCACTGGTGGGTGTTCCCGGCGTCGATTCTCTTCTCGACGATCGCACTCTCGTCGGGCGTCTCGGGTGCGCTCTTTTTCAGCCCGTTTTTCATTCTCGTCGTCGGATTGCCACCTGCACAGGCGATCGGCGCGGGACTCCTGACCGAGGTGTTCGGGATGGGAAACGGACTGGTAAACTACGTCCGCCAGCGGACAGTCGATTACGCGACGGCGAAGTGGTTATTGCTCGGCGCGGTTCCGGCCGTCGTCGTCGGGGCGCTCGTGGCCCACTCTGTGCCGACGACGCTGCTCACGATCGCCTTCGGCGTCGGGTTGCTCCTGCTGGGGACGTTTCTCGTCTACTACGATCCGCCCGAGAAGTGTGTCCCGGGCGAAGGCGAGGGCGAACTCCTGGAACGAAAGAATACGGGCCGGGGAAAAACCGTCGTCGAGGCGGCCGACGGCGAGACGTTCACCTACGACACCTGCTGGCGGCCACCTGGACTCGGGCTGGCAACCGTCGGTGGGTTCATCACCGGACTCATCAGCGCCGGCCTCCCCGAGATTACGACGACGCAGTTGATTATTCGGTGCCGGCTCCCGCCTCGCGTGGCGATCGCGACGAGCGTGTTCGTCCTTGCCGTCGCTGCGATCGCGGGTGCAGCAGTCCACGCGCTCGCCGCCACTCCAGTGTGGTACGTCGTGGTCTGGTCGATCCCCGGCGTCCTGTTCGGCGGTACCATTGGCACACGGGTCGGCAAGTACGTCCCGAGTGAACTCATGGAACCGGCGCTCGGAGTCGTCTTCGTGATCGTGGGAGCCATCGTGCTCGGGAGCGAACTACTCGCGTAG
- a CDS encoding MFS transporter has product MRLRRTIRDTFDARGVPAADQQLIGYTTGAHALDHLVILSIPLFVPIWIEEFQVTTYELGLLVTLMTGLYGVMALPSGILSDRFGADTIITGFLLLTGAVFLAVPFVNSFAALAVVVALAGAGAGLYHPPALAFISREAEAPSKGFAYHGIGANLGIGIGPLLITAGLAVSDWRTVLALLSVPLLGFGVLFALRGPSDSNDHGASEQSLGDVFGQLRALVTPVFVGIVAVYVFAGIYYRGTLTFLPQFIDTLSSLPSLDLAGASVGAGQWLYSLILLTGSVGQIVGGLLGERFEIERVLLGVFAATSLALLALGGLSGTAVIGVGLVFGALLFTLAPLQSSLVAKHTPDAGQGIGFGLVFTVNFGIGALGASLAGWILSSSSYSLLFGVLAVFPLVAAVAVLSVSRAGVATESLTH; this is encoded by the coding sequence ATGCGACTCAGACGCACGATACGCGATACATTCGACGCTCGAGGAGTACCGGCAGCAGACCAGCAACTTATCGGGTATACGACGGGTGCACACGCACTCGATCACCTCGTCATCCTCTCGATTCCGCTTTTCGTTCCCATCTGGATCGAGGAGTTCCAGGTGACGACGTACGAGCTCGGGCTGCTCGTGACGCTGATGACCGGCCTGTACGGGGTTATGGCGCTACCATCCGGCATTCTGAGCGACCGGTTCGGTGCGGACACGATCATCACCGGGTTCTTGCTGTTGACCGGTGCGGTGTTTCTGGCCGTTCCATTCGTGAACTCGTTTGCGGCGCTTGCGGTCGTCGTCGCGCTCGCGGGTGCCGGTGCCGGGCTCTACCACCCGCCGGCGCTCGCGTTCATCAGTCGCGAGGCGGAGGCACCGAGCAAGGGCTTTGCCTACCACGGGATCGGCGCGAACCTCGGGATCGGCATCGGACCGCTGCTCATCACGGCCGGGCTGGCGGTCAGCGACTGGCGAACCGTGCTCGCACTCCTCTCGGTTCCGCTGCTTGGATTCGGCGTGCTCTTCGCGCTCCGCGGGCCCTCGGACTCGAACGATCACGGCGCGTCCGAACAGTCGCTGGGCGACGTCTTCGGGCAGCTTCGTGCGCTCGTCACTCCCGTTTTCGTCGGTATCGTCGCCGTCTACGTGTTCGCGGGCATCTACTACCGCGGCACGCTGACGTTCCTCCCGCAGTTTATCGACACGCTGTCGTCGCTTCCGAGCCTCGATCTCGCAGGTGCCTCTGTTGGCGCGGGCCAGTGGCTCTACTCGCTGATCCTGCTGACCGGGTCGGTCGGCCAGATCGTCGGCGGACTCCTCGGCGAACGGTTCGAGATCGAGCGCGTCCTGCTGGGCGTCTTCGCGGCGACGAGCCTCGCCCTGCTCGCGCTCGGCGGGCTCTCTGGCACCGCCGTCATCGGGGTCGGACTCGTCTTCGGTGCCCTCCTGTTCACCCTCGCTCCGCTCCAGTCGTCGCTCGTCGCGAAACACACGCCCGACGCGGGCCAGGGGATCGGCTTCGGACTCGTCTTCACCGTCAACTTCGGCATCGGCGCACTCGGGGCCTCGCTCGCCGGCTGGATTCTCTCGAGCAGTTCCTACTCGCTGCTCTTTGGCGTGCTCGCGGTGTTCCCGCTCGTCGCGGCCGTCGCAGTGCTTTCGGTCTCGAGGGCCGGAGTGGCCACTGAATCGCTCACACACTGA
- a CDS encoding OsmC family protein, which translates to MDDISLTTTSDDGFDTQSVIGDFALAIDPMEETGPNPNAVLVADYASCFLPAVRVGAQKAGYDDLGRMEIDATATLDDEDDLENIEFTLKVEADVDDPDELAALGEDICHVHAALREELHADITVEAGAFDN; encoded by the coding sequence ATGGACGACATCTCTCTGACGACGACCAGCGACGACGGCTTCGACACGCAGAGCGTCATCGGCGACTTCGCACTCGCCATCGATCCGATGGAAGAGACGGGGCCGAACCCGAACGCGGTGCTCGTCGCCGACTACGCGTCGTGTTTCCTCCCTGCCGTCCGCGTCGGCGCACAGAAAGCCGGCTACGACGACCTCGGTCGGATGGAGATCGACGCGACGGCCACGCTGGACGACGAAGACGACCTCGAGAACATCGAGTTCACGCTGAAAGTCGAAGCCGACGTCGACGACCCGGACGAACTCGCCGCCCTCGGTGAGGACATCTGTCACGTGCACGCGGCGCTTCGAGAGGAGCTACACGCCGACATCACCGTCGAGGCCGGCGCGTTCGATAACTGA
- a CDS encoding universal stress protein yields the protein MAILVAYDGSYPAQQAVEHAVREYPDEEIILLRVVEAAGGSLGAGFNLTRERFMEKREEVAGETAEEVSDLLEAEDVEYRLEMAVGQPAAEIVSFAEENDVDQIVVGSHGRAGPSRVLLGSVAEKVVRRAPMPVTVVR from the coding sequence ATGGCAATCCTCGTCGCGTACGACGGTTCCTACCCCGCACAGCAGGCAGTCGAACACGCAGTTCGCGAGTACCCCGACGAGGAGATCATCCTGCTGCGCGTCGTCGAAGCGGCCGGCGGCTCCCTCGGGGCGGGCTTCAACCTCACTCGTGAGCGATTCATGGAAAAACGGGAAGAGGTGGCAGGCGAGACGGCCGAGGAGGTCAGCGACCTCCTCGAGGCCGAAGACGTCGAGTACCGACTCGAGATGGCCGTCGGCCAGCCTGCGGCCGAGATCGTGTCGTTTGCAGAAGAAAACGACGTCGATCAGATCGTCGTCGGCAGTCACGGCCGGGCGGGCCCCTCTCGCGTCTTGCTCGGGAGCGTCGCCGAGAAAGTCGTTCGCCGTGCGCCGATGCCGGTTACGGTCGTCCGCTGA
- a CDS encoding antitoxin VapB family protein, which translates to MGTKTIDIRDDVYERLQARKRADESLSDLVNRLLDETTVDWREGFGTLSEGEADELEKFVEDSRDQLGEGLSARQREALDELTDGETEDETA; encoded by the coding sequence ATGGGTACGAAAACCATCGACATTCGAGACGACGTGTACGAGCGATTGCAGGCTCGAAAGCGAGCGGACGAGAGTCTCTCCGACCTCGTCAACCGCCTGCTGGACGAAACGACCGTCGATTGGCGAGAGGGCTTCGGAACGCTCTCCGAAGGGGAAGCCGACGAACTCGAGAAGTTCGTCGAGGACTCCCGTGACCAACTGGGCGAGGGCCTTTCCGCGCGGCAACGAGAGGCTCTCGACGAGTTGACGGATGGAGAGACAGAAGATGAAACTGCTTGA
- the lpdA gene encoding dihydrolipoyl dehydrogenase produces MPAGTVDGVPESTDVLVVGAGPGGYVAAIRAAQLGLEVTLVEKDAYGGTCLNDGCIPSKALIHGADVAHEATSAEHLGITAEIDVDADRLTDWKDGVVDRLTGGVEGLCRAAGVTLVDGHATFVDDHRAHVATDDGDAAISFEYAIVATGSRPIEIPGFEPDGEHILDSSDALELSDVPDRLVVVGAGYIGMELSTVFAKLGTDVTAVEMFDDVLPMYDDEISRVVREQAVEYGVEFRFGERAADWEPTDDGVLVTTEDEDGATTELTADAALVVAGREPATDTANLEALGIELDEDGFVPTDAQGRTVRDHVFAVGDVAGEPMLAHKASYEGEVAAAAIAGQPAALDHEAMPAAVFTDPEIATVGLARDEAADAGYDPVVGRMPLQANGRALTVEATDGFVRVVADAATERVLGAQIVAPNASELIGEVALALEVGADLSTLAGTVHTHPTLSEAIMEAAADARDEAIHTR; encoded by the coding sequence GTGCCCGCGGGGACCGTCGACGGCGTCCCCGAGTCGACCGACGTGCTCGTCGTCGGGGCCGGCCCGGGCGGCTACGTCGCGGCGATTCGCGCCGCCCAGCTCGGACTCGAGGTCACGCTCGTCGAGAAAGACGCCTACGGCGGTACCTGCCTCAACGACGGCTGTATCCCGTCGAAGGCACTCATCCACGGCGCGGACGTCGCCCACGAGGCGACGAGCGCCGAGCACCTGGGTATCACCGCCGAGATCGACGTCGACGCCGACCGGCTGACCGACTGGAAAGACGGCGTGGTCGATCGACTGACCGGCGGCGTCGAGGGGCTGTGCCGTGCCGCCGGCGTCACGCTCGTCGACGGCCACGCGACGTTCGTCGACGACCACCGCGCCCACGTTGCGACCGACGATGGGGACGCTGCCATCTCGTTCGAGTACGCGATCGTCGCCACCGGGAGCCGCCCCATCGAGATCCCTGGATTCGAACCCGACGGCGAGCACATTCTCGACTCGAGTGACGCACTCGAGCTCTCGGATGTCCCCGACCGCCTGGTCGTCGTCGGCGCGGGCTACATCGGCATGGAGCTGTCGACGGTCTTCGCGAAACTGGGCACGGACGTCACGGCTGTCGAGATGTTCGACGACGTCCTGCCGATGTACGACGACGAGATCTCGCGCGTCGTCCGCGAGCAGGCCGTCGAGTACGGCGTCGAGTTCCGGTTCGGCGAACGCGCTGCCGACTGGGAGCCGACCGACGACGGCGTTCTCGTCACGACCGAGGACGAAGACGGCGCGACTACGGAACTTACCGCCGACGCCGCGCTGGTCGTCGCCGGGCGCGAACCGGCGACCGACACGGCCAACCTCGAGGCGCTCGGCATCGAACTCGACGAAGACGGGTTCGTGCCGACCGACGCCCAGGGGCGAACGGTCCGCGATCACGTCTTCGCCGTCGGCGACGTCGCGGGCGAGCCGATGCTGGCACACAAGGCCAGCTACGAGGGCGAGGTCGCCGCGGCCGCGATCGCCGGTCAGCCGGCCGCACTCGACCACGAGGCGATGCCCGCTGCAGTGTTCACCGACCCCGAAATCGCGACGGTCGGGCTGGCACGCGACGAGGCTGCCGATGCGGGCTACGATCCGGTCGTCGGTCGGATGCCCCTCCAGGCCAACGGCCGGGCACTGACCGTCGAGGCGACCGACGGGTTCGTCCGCGTCGTCGCCGACGCGGCGACAGAACGCGTCCTCGGCGCGCAGATCGTCGCCCCGAACGCCTCCGAACTGATCGGCGAGGTCGCGCTCGCACTCGAGGTCGGTGCCGACCTCTCGACGCTCGCCGGGACGGTCCACACGCATCCGACGCTGTCGGAGGCGATCATGGAAGCCGCCGCCGACGCTCGCGACGAAGCGATCCACACGCGCTGA
- the tsaA gene encoding tRNA (N6-threonylcarbamoyladenosine(37)-N6)-methyltransferase TrmO, translated as MTITYTPIGRIRSPYDSPADVVHDDVDETTGKIVLEDEYEAGLDGLEEFSHVVVFAHLDEIDEYRLTARPPHADDLEVGVFATRSPHRPNPLAQTTVELLERDGTTLHVRGLDLVDGTPVVDVKPYVGSIDDEDASFGWLEDL; from the coding sequence ATGACCATCACGTACACACCGATCGGACGCATTCGCTCACCCTACGACTCCCCCGCCGACGTCGTCCACGACGATGTCGACGAGACGACCGGCAAGATCGTCCTCGAGGACGAGTACGAGGCCGGTCTCGACGGACTCGAGGAGTTCTCACACGTCGTCGTCTTCGCCCACCTGGACGAGATCGACGAGTACCGACTCACCGCTCGGCCGCCACACGCCGACGACCTCGAGGTCGGCGTCTTCGCGACGCGGAGTCCCCACCGACCCAACCCGCTCGCCCAGACGACCGTCGAGTTGCTCGAGCGCGACGGGACGACGCTTCACGTCAGGGGACTCGACCTCGTCGACGGGACGCCTGTCGTCGACGTGAAACCGTACGTCGGATCGATCGACGACGAAGACGCCTCCTTCGGGTGGCTCGAGGATCTCTGA
- a CDS encoding C4-dicarboxylate transporter, translating to MADVERTTAETRSRISSTIEFFGPQWFGSTMGTGVLGVALALVAARVHLESVATLATAFVGLTLVATVAYAIPWFLRIVYYPGRVWADLTHPVRSQFFPTMPITLLVLGVGIAQTTGDVLPDATLRPLLTALFVAGSVGIFGFGLLLVTLMFTNDRIGPDDGVFAWYIPPVSHLVIPLLGFLLVSEYYAGTLAGQAIFTASVVALGVGTFMFLFFGSIVLYRYAYESLPHEKLAPTFAIGLAPTAVLAIDVARLSHALQAGVGMDVAAAPLEPLLKLLGLLLWGFSAWWFLLTGALVAYYATRRTHPFFFTWWAYTFPVGAFAVSTDVLAGLLEVDVFGYVLVGVTALLLVVWTVTAGRTVRLVARGRAFTAD from the coding sequence ATGGCTGACGTCGAGCGGACGACGGCGGAGACGCGATCACGAATCTCGAGTACTATCGAGTTCTTCGGACCGCAGTGGTTTGGATCGACGATGGGGACCGGCGTCCTCGGCGTCGCGCTGGCGCTGGTCGCAGCACGGGTTCACCTCGAGTCCGTCGCGACGCTCGCCACGGCGTTCGTCGGCCTGACGCTGGTCGCGACGGTCGCGTACGCGATTCCGTGGTTCCTGCGGATCGTCTACTATCCCGGCCGGGTGTGGGCCGACCTGACCCACCCCGTCCGGAGTCAGTTCTTCCCGACGATGCCGATCACGCTGCTCGTCCTGGGCGTCGGGATCGCCCAGACGACAGGCGACGTGTTGCCCGACGCGACCCTGCGGCCGCTGCTTACCGCCCTGTTCGTCGCCGGAAGCGTCGGCATCTTCGGGTTCGGGTTGTTGCTCGTCACGCTCATGTTCACCAACGATCGGATCGGCCCCGACGACGGCGTCTTCGCGTGGTACATCCCGCCGGTGTCACACCTCGTGATCCCGCTGCTCGGCTTCCTGCTCGTCAGCGAGTACTACGCCGGCACCCTCGCCGGTCAGGCGATCTTCACCGCGTCGGTGGTCGCCCTCGGCGTCGGGACCTTCATGTTCCTGTTTTTCGGCTCGATCGTCCTCTATCGATACGCCTACGAGTCACTCCCCCACGAGAAACTCGCGCCGACGTTCGCCATCGGTCTCGCGCCGACGGCCGTCCTCGCGATCGACGTCGCACGGCTCTCTCACGCGTTACAGGCTGGCGTCGGCATGGACGTCGCCGCCGCGCCACTGGAACCACTCCTGAAGCTTCTGGGGCTGTTGCTGTGGGGCTTTTCGGCCTGGTGGTTCCTCCTGACGGGCGCGCTCGTCGCCTACTACGCCACCCGTCGAACGCACCCCTTCTTTTTCACGTGGTGGGCCTACACCTTCCCGGTCGGTGCGTTCGCCGTCTCGACCGACGTGCTCGCAGGCCTCCTCGAGGTCGACGTCTTCGGCTACGTTCTGGTCGGGGTGACCGCGCTGTTGCTGGTCGTCTGGACGGTCACGGCAGGACGGACCGTCCGACTCGTCGCCCGTGGACGAGCGTTTACGGCCGATTGA
- a CDS encoding lipoate--protein ligase family protein — protein MTYRIVDAGTYSEPVQQALEGVLTERLDEGDLEPTLRFWHRESPAVALGRFQAYADEVAVDYVDEHDVDVVRRLTGGGAMYVEPGAVITYSLYLPREAVSDDIEASYAELDQWAIDALRSVGLDVFHEPLNDITHADGKIGGSAQLRKDDAVLHHTTMSYALDTSEMLRVLRIGEEKVSDKAIKSAEKRVAVMRDYVDATRAEIIDAMKETFTDRFDAEPGSLPDDVVNDARTRATETFASDEWNRKL, from the coding sequence ATGACCTATCGAATCGTCGACGCTGGCACCTACAGCGAGCCGGTACAGCAGGCACTCGAGGGCGTCCTGACCGAGCGTCTCGACGAGGGCGACCTCGAGCCCACGCTGCGGTTCTGGCATCGCGAGTCGCCTGCAGTCGCGCTCGGACGCTTTCAGGCGTACGCCGACGAAGTCGCAGTCGACTACGTCGACGAACACGACGTCGACGTCGTCCGACGGCTCACCGGTGGCGGGGCGATGTACGTCGAACCGGGTGCGGTCATCACCTACTCGCTGTACTTGCCCCGCGAGGCCGTTTCAGACGACATCGAGGCCAGCTACGCCGAACTCGACCAGTGGGCGATCGACGCCCTTCGAAGCGTCGGACTCGACGTCTTCCACGAGCCGCTGAACGACATCACCCACGCCGATGGGAAAATCGGCGGCTCGGCCCAGCTTCGGAAAGACGACGCCGTCCTCCATCACACGACGATGAGCTACGCCCTCGACACGAGCGAGATGCTCCGGGTGCTCCGGATCGGCGAGGAGAAAGTCTCCGACAAGGCGATCAAGTCCGCGGAAAAACGCGTCGCGGTCATGCGTGACTACGTCGACGCGACCCGGGCGGAGATCATCGACGCGATGAAAGAGACGTTCACCGACCGCTTCGACGCCGAACCCGGATCGCTTCCGGACGACGTCGTGAACGACGCTCGCACCCGCGCGACCGAGACGTTCGCCTCCGACGAGTGGAACCGAAAACTCTAG
- a CDS encoding oleate hydratase: protein MPGEQTPHVADREAHVVGGGIAGLAAAAFLIRDGNMPGENVHLYEKLDVVGGAMDGAGNPDEGYVIRGGRMFNFPAYECTWDLFRTIPSLEDSSISVKEEMNEFNEIHESYAETRLVEDGTHLDASQFELKMHHRTSLVRLLLTPEERLGDTRIEEWFDDDFFETNFWYLWATIFAFQPWHSVAEVRRYMYRFLHVFPGLHTLEDIDRTKYDQYHSMILPLRRWLETRGVDFQQDCRVTDMDIVTSRAGRTVERLHYETGERTESVEVDPTDLVFFTNGSMTDGSDLGSWDEAPETNETGASWELWRSIAEDNTGFGDPEVFAGNVQETKWESFTVTLHNTDLFDHIVEFTDEEPGNGLVTYVDSSWLLSTVVAAQPHFPNQPDDVKIFWGYALFTDQEGDYVEKKMSECTGREILEELCYHLQCEDRLPEILEDVDCVPCMMPFITAHFQPRTPGDRPLVVPDSSNNLAFVGQYAELQRDVVFTVEYSVRTAMTAVYDLLDLDAEIPPVSKHYREPGVLADAVSASFD, encoded by the coding sequence ATGCCTGGTGAACAGACACCACACGTCGCCGACCGCGAAGCCCACGTCGTTGGCGGTGGCATCGCCGGCCTGGCCGCCGCGGCGTTCCTGATTCGCGATGGAAACATGCCTGGCGAGAACGTTCATCTCTACGAGAAACTCGACGTCGTCGGCGGGGCGATGGACGGTGCAGGCAACCCCGACGAAGGGTACGTTATCCGCGGCGGGCGCATGTTCAATTTCCCCGCCTACGAATGTACATGGGACCTCTTCCGGACGATCCCTTCGCTCGAGGACTCCAGCATCTCGGTCAAAGAAGAGATGAACGAGTTCAACGAGATCCACGAGTCATATGCGGAGACGCGGCTGGTCGAAGATGGGACCCATCTCGATGCCTCGCAATTCGAGCTGAAGATGCACCACCGGACCTCGCTGGTTCGACTTCTGCTTACACCCGAGGAACGACTCGGGGACACCCGGATCGAAGAGTGGTTCGACGACGATTTCTTCGAGACGAACTTCTGGTACTTGTGGGCGACGATCTTCGCCTTCCAGCCGTGGCACAGCGTCGCTGAAGTCCGCCGATACATGTATCGGTTCCTGCACGTGTTCCCCGGTCTACACACGTTGGAAGATATCGACCGGACCAAGTACGACCAGTATCATTCGATGATCCTGCCGCTTCGGCGCTGGCTCGAAACTCGTGGCGTCGACTTCCAGCAGGACTGTCGCGTGACCGATATGGACATCGTGACTTCGCGAGCAGGGCGGACTGTCGAGCGGCTCCACTACGAGACCGGAGAGAGAACCGAGAGCGTCGAGGTCGATCCCACGGATCTGGTCTTTTTCACCAACGGTTCGATGACCGATGGCTCGGATCTCGGGTCATGGGACGAAGCACCCGAAACGAACGAGACCGGAGCGTCCTGGGAGTTGTGGAGGTCGATCGCCGAGGACAACACCGGGTTCGGCGACCCCGAGGTCTTCGCGGGCAATGTCCAGGAGACCAAGTGGGAGTCCTTTACCGTCACGTTACACAACACCGATCTGTTCGATCACATCGTCGAATTCACCGACGAGGAGCCGGGCAACGGGCTGGTGACCTACGTCGACTCGTCCTGGCTTCTGTCCACTGTCGTCGCAGCCCAGCCCCACTTCCCGAACCAGCCTGACGACGTGAAAATCTTCTGGGGGTACGCCCTGTTCACAGACCAGGAGGGCGACTACGTCGAAAAGAAGATGTCCGAATGTACAGGACGAGAGATCCTCGAAGAGCTCTGCTATCACCTGCAGTGTGAGGATCGCCTGCCGGAAATCCTGGAGGACGTAGACTGCGTGCCGTGCATGATGCCGTTCATCACGGCCCACTTCCAGCCCCGGACGCCCGGCGACCGGCCGCTGGTCGTCCCCGATAGCTCGAACAATCTCGCATTCGTCGGGCAGTACGCCGAACTCCAACGTGACGTCGTGTTCACCGTCGAGTACTCGGTGCGGACGGCGATGACCGCCGTCTATGACCTGCTCGATCTCGATGCGGAGATTCCACCCGTGAGCAAGCACTACCGCGAACCGGGCGTGCTCGCAGATGCAGTGAGCGCCTCGTTCGATTGA